A region of Pasteurellaceae bacterium Orientalotternb1 DNA encodes the following proteins:
- a CDS encoding nitroreductase: MALYDLLNYRRAVRYFDAEQPLDSDKVKHCLALATLAPTSSNMQLYECYHITDKTLLNQLATACLGQQTARTAQQMVVFVTRQDLYQQRADAVLEFEIDNIKRHSPPERWENRINGKKAYYAKLMPFVYRRFFGLLGLFRKAIAYTIRLRRPIKTDVSEADMRVTVHKSCALVAQTFMLAMAEQGYDTCPIEGLDSGSVKHILQLPRSAEINMIISCGIRKPGRGIWGDRYRIPFEQVYRQR, encoded by the coding sequence ATGGCATTATATGATTTGTTGAACTACCGCCGTGCGGTGCGTTATTTTGATGCTGAACAGCCGCTTGATAGCGATAAAGTCAAACACTGTTTAGCCCTTGCAACCTTGGCTCCGACAAGTTCCAATATGCAGCTTTATGAGTGCTATCACATCACCGATAAAACTTTACTCAACCAACTCGCCACAGCGTGTTTGGGGCAACAAACCGCCCGTACGGCACAGCAAATGGTGGTGTTTGTCACTCGTCAAGATCTTTATCAACAACGAGCCGATGCCGTGCTTGAGTTTGAAATTGACAACATCAAACGCCACAGCCCACCAGAACGGTGGGAAAATCGCATCAACGGCAAAAAAGCCTACTACGCTAAATTAATGCCTTTTGTATATCGCCGTTTTTTCGGTTTACTGGGCTTGTTCCGCAAAGCGATCGCTTACACAATTCGCCTACGTCGCCCAATTAAAACCGATGTTTCCGAAGCCGATATGCGAGTAACCGTCCATAAAAGCTGTGCGTTAGTCGCTCAAACCTTTATGTTAGCGATGGCAGAGCAAGGTTACGACACTTGCCCCATCGAAGGGTTAGATAGCGGAAGCGTGAAGCACATTCTGCAGCTGCCACGCAGTGCAGAAATCAATATGATTATCTCCTGTGGCATTCGCAAACCAGGGCGAGGCATTTGGGGCGACCGTTATCGCATACCTTTTGAGCAAGTTTATCGCCAGCGGTAG
- a CDS encoding MATE family efflux transporter, which produces MNFQWHKYPENTKRLFKLSLPILMSQIAASGMGITDIVMAGLVSDADVSAIAVSNSLYFPLFLFVLGVLNAITPTVSYLNGSGQRELIAHQIRQGVWIVLMLSLPLLVVFLNSHFILDFMGTPADFSGKAQQYLTVVSVGLIPALLSVNLRCMNDGLSNPKPAMMITVFGLLMNIPLNYVFIFGKFGMPAMGAVGSGVATAILNWLMFGLMLLYCYTNRSQRDIKLFAKWIEAPNKVTLLKLFKLGTPIGFSIFTEVMLFSASSLVISPLGAQAVASHQIALQTSSLFFMLPMSFAIATTILIGQTLGKKQIEDAKYLSYHAIFSVVMISMIMAVIILLLRDLIPHAFTSEPNSIAIASSLLIFAAIYQIPDAVQVACNGILRGYKFTKPTLMITLICYWLVGMPFGYMLSMTDWIVSPMEAAGFWLMFCICLTLASGLLLHQMRKIQSIPEQTQILRLEAIK; this is translated from the coding sequence ATGAATTTCCAATGGCATAAATACCCCGAAAACACCAAACGGCTGTTTAAGCTGTCGCTGCCGATTTTGATGTCGCAAATTGCCGCATCAGGAATGGGCATTACCGATATTGTGATGGCTGGGTTAGTGAGTGATGCGGATGTGTCCGCCATTGCGGTCAGTAACTCGCTCTACTTTCCGCTGTTTCTGTTTGTACTAGGCGTGTTAAATGCGATTACACCAACGGTTTCCTATCTTAATGGCTCTGGGCAGCGTGAGCTGATCGCCCACCAAATTCGTCAAGGAGTTTGGATTGTGCTAATGCTGAGCCTTCCGTTGCTTGTTGTGTTTTTAAATAGCCATTTCATTTTAGATTTTATGGGCACACCTGCCGACTTTTCAGGCAAAGCCCAACAATATTTAACTGTGGTAAGCGTTGGATTGATTCCCGCCCTGCTTTCCGTGAATTTACGCTGTATGAATGATGGTTTATCCAATCCAAAACCTGCGATGATGATCACCGTGTTTGGGTTGCTGATGAATATCCCGCTTAATTATGTGTTCATTTTTGGTAAATTTGGAATGCCTGCCATGGGTGCTGTTGGGAGCGGTGTCGCAACTGCGATTTTAAACTGGCTGATGTTTGGTTTGATGCTACTCTATTGCTATACCAATCGTTCACAACGAGACATCAAGCTGTTTGCAAAATGGATTGAAGCCCCAAACAAAGTGACGCTATTAAAGTTATTCAAATTGGGGACACCGATTGGCTTTTCGATTTTTACCGAAGTGATGCTTTTCTCTGCATCTTCATTAGTTATTTCACCCCTTGGTGCACAAGCCGTAGCAAGTCATCAGATCGCTTTACAAACGAGTTCGCTGTTCTTTATGTTGCCGATGTCTTTTGCGATTGCCACCACCATTTTAATCGGGCAAACATTGGGGAAAAAACAGATAGAAGATGCCAAATATTTGAGCTATCACGCTATTTTCAGTGTGGTGATGATTTCAATGATAATGGCGGTGATTATTTTGCTTTTAAGGGATCTTATTCCACACGCTTTCACCAGTGAACCTAACTCCATTGCAATCGCTTCCAGTTTGTTGATTTTTGCGGCGATTTACCAAATTCCAGATGCGGTACAAGTGGCTTGTAACGGTATTTTGCGAGGATATAAATTCACCAAACCAACCTTGATGATTACCTTGATTTGCTATTGGTTAGTGGGAATGCCGTTTGGTTATATGTTGTCAATGACGGATTGGATCGTGTCTCCAATGGAAGCAGCGGGTTTTTGGCTGATGTTTTGTATCTGTTTAACTCTCGCTAGTGGTTTGTTGCTACATCAAATGCGTAAAATTCAGTCTATTCCAGAACAAACACAGATTTTACGTTTAGAAGCCATCAAATAG
- a CDS encoding multidrug transporter produces MWIWFTLLAAVAQAGRNAFQKQLSREVPVLGVTLARFLYAVPLAIGYLCLLYLRDANLEIPDFPLLFYIYVIGASLAQILATSLMVKLFHLKNYAIGVGLAKSEAVLAAILGVLFFGVEIHFIGWIGVLLGSVAIFLMTGSGNLRQLSWKTLFLGIGSGLSFALTSLWVREASLQLHSHYLISAAWVLVSVISFEALLLVGYLAWREKQTLVKLLQRPKLAMLTSLFSFLGSFGWFNAMSLNHVAFVKTLGQVEIFLILMISYFIFKERLKLQDFVGLILVVVAAVLVVW; encoded by the coding sequence ATGTGGATTTGGTTTACCTTGCTTGCGGCGGTGGCACAGGCGGGCAGAAATGCATTTCAAAAACAGTTGAGCCGAGAGGTACCCGTGTTGGGCGTCACTCTTGCTCGTTTTCTTTATGCGGTGCCGTTGGCGATAGGCTATTTGTGTTTGCTTTATCTGCGAGATGCAAACCTTGAAATTCCAGATTTTCCCTTGCTTTTTTACATTTATGTTATTGGGGCATCGTTAGCCCAGATTTTAGCTACATCGCTAATGGTAAAACTGTTTCACCTGAAAAATTATGCCATCGGCGTAGGATTGGCGAAAAGCGAAGCGGTGCTAGCGGCGATTTTGGGCGTATTATTTTTCGGGGTAGAAATTCATTTTATTGGTTGGATTGGGGTGTTGCTCGGCAGTGTGGCAATTTTTTTGATGACAGGTAGCGGCAATTTACGCCAACTGTCGTGGAAAACGTTGTTTCTTGGCATCGGTAGCGGATTGAGTTTTGCCTTAACTTCATTGTGGGTGAGAGAAGCGAGCTTACAATTACACAGCCATTATTTAATCTCTGCGGCTTGGGTATTGGTTTCGGTGATCAGTTTTGAAGCTCTCTTGTTAGTCGGCTATTTGGCGTGGAGAGAAAAGCAGACCTTGGTGAAACTGTTGCAACGCCCAAAACTGGCAATGTTAACCAGTTTATTCTCTTTTCTCGGCTCTTTTGGTTGGTTTAATGCGATGAGTTTAAATCACGTGGCTTTTGTCAAAACCTTAGGGCAGGTGGAAATTTTTCTGATTTTGATGATTTCCTATTTTATTTTCAAAGAACGGCTCAAGCTGCAAGATTTTGTTGGATTGATTTTAGTTGTCGTGGCCGCGGTTTTAGTGGTGTGGTAG
- the ppnK gene encoding NAD(+) kinase (catalyzes the phosphorylation of NAD to NADP), which produces MRPFKNIAIVGKPRHDIALETHIAVYNWLKDRQYNLLIEANIAQQLNLPNGKTVAEIGEQADLVIVIGGDGNMLGMARQLAKYEVPLIGINRGNLGFLTDIAPQTAFEQLYSTLERGEFIIEERFLLEAKIEQNGKVIELNNALNEVVVHSSQIARTIEFEVSIDGKFAFAQRSDGLIIATPTGSTAYSLSAGGPILTPNLNAVVLVPMNPHSLASRPLVIDGDSIVSMRFAQYNQPNLVISCDSQRLLPFSSDERVIVQKSPDTLKLLHLKDYNYFTVLGSKLGWLSKLF; this is translated from the coding sequence ATGCGTCCTTTTAAAAATATTGCAATTGTTGGTAAACCACGTCACGACATTGCTCTTGAAACGCATATTGCGGTCTATAATTGGCTTAAAGATCGCCAATATAATTTGTTGATTGAAGCGAATATTGCTCAACAGCTTAATTTGCCGAATGGCAAAACCGTGGCTGAGATTGGTGAGCAAGCTGATTTAGTGATCGTGATTGGCGGTGACGGCAATATGTTGGGAATGGCTCGGCAATTAGCAAAATATGAAGTGCCATTAATTGGGATTAACCGTGGAAATTTAGGTTTCCTAACCGACATCGCACCACAAACAGCGTTTGAGCAACTTTACAGCACGTTAGAACGGGGCGAGTTTATTATTGAAGAACGCTTTTTGTTAGAAGCAAAAATTGAACAAAACGGTAAAGTAATTGAGTTAAACAATGCGTTAAATGAAGTGGTTGTGCATTCCAGTCAAATTGCTCGTACGATTGAGTTTGAAGTAAGTATTGACGGTAAATTTGCCTTTGCACAGCGTTCAGATGGTTTGATTATTGCAACGCCTACGGGTTCAACCGCATATTCACTTTCTGCGGGGGGGCCAATTTTAACCCCGAATTTGAATGCGGTAGTGCTAGTACCAATGAATCCGCACAGTCTTGCATCTCGTCCATTAGTGATTGATGGTGATAGCATTGTTTCTATGCGATTTGCCCAATATAACCAGCCGAACTTAGTGATTAGTTGTGATAGTCAGCGATTATTGCCATTTAGTTCAGATGAACGGGTGATAGTGCAAAAAAGCCCAGACACGTTAAAGTTGTTACATCTCAAAGATTATAACTACTTCACCGTACTAGGCTCAAAATTAGGCTGGTTGAGTAAATTATTTTAA
- a CDS encoding RNA polymerase-binding ATPase, protein MSFVVGQRWMSESENNLGLGIVTAVENRTVTLDFPAAEEQRVYAVAVAPLTRVQFQKGDCVTSVDGWQFEIDNVVENQGVVIYLGKRADTQEEGVLPEMLLDHKVSFSKPQDRLFSAQIDRGDRFALRYRALQHQQALFQSALRGLRGIRASLIPHQLHIAKEVGQRLAPRVLLADEVGLGKTIEAGMILQQQLFSGRVDRVLVLVPESLQHQWLVEMLRRFSLNFSLFDEERAADFTQKDENDNDVSENPFDSESLVICSIDWLAKSPVRAKQVLESQWDMLIVDEAHHLEWNEQTPSIEYQFVEQLAKKIPSVLLLTATPEQLGQESHFARLTLLDPDRFYDYQAFVAEQKQYQPVADAVTTLLNDKPLSHAEQNSISELLSEEDVEPMFRIINSADCSPEQRFEVRQELISELIDRHGTSRVLFRNTRQGVKGFPHRLFNQITLEMPKQYTNALKVMGMMGGNKQDDLLYPERLFQRMNPNAAWYEFDPRIEWLITFLKNHRDEKILVICKHSDTAIQLEQVLREKEGIRSAVFHEKMSIVERDKAAAYFAQQEEGAQVLISSSIGSEGRNFQFARHLVLFNLPDNPDLLEQSIGRLDRIGQKFDIQIYVPCFENSAQMVLAEWYHNGLNAFEETCPMGATLFREFGEPLAHYLQNPSQNPPLAEFIEQTHKRQQQLKLELEKGRDRLLELNSNGGEQAQQLAQQIAEQDNNPQLVNFALKLFDVIGLEQDDLGEKSIVISPTGHMLVPDFPGISEDGSTVTFDRELALVREDVQFLTWDHPMIRNGIDLITSGDIGKTAISLLINKNLPAGTILLEAIYVVEAQAPKGLQLTRFLPPTPVRLLLDTKGNDLAAQVSFAGLEKQLKPVNKQMANKIAKMARTEIEKLIAAAETKIAPQAEALIAEAKQNADHTLSAELHRLTSLQAVNKNIRADEVAALERLKTESLEHLNQATWRLDSLRVIISNQT, encoded by the coding sequence ATGAGCTTTGTCGTCGGTCAACGTTGGATGAGTGAATCAGAGAATAATTTAGGATTAGGTATTGTCACAGCGGTAGAGAATCGCACGGTAACCTTGGATTTCCCTGCTGCCGAAGAACAGCGGGTGTATGCAGTGGCAGTGGCTCCGCTTACTCGGGTGCAATTTCAAAAAGGTGATTGCGTCACTAGCGTGGACGGTTGGCAGTTTGAAATTGATAATGTAGTGGAAAATCAAGGGGTTGTGATTTATCTCGGCAAGCGTGCCGATACACAGGAAGAAGGCGTGCTGCCAGAAATGTTGCTTGATCACAAAGTCAGTTTCAGTAAGCCGCAAGACCGCTTGTTCTCCGCTCAAATCGACCGCGGTGACCGCTTTGCGTTGCGTTATCGGGCGTTGCAACATCAACAAGCACTATTTCAATCGGCATTGCGTGGGCTACGTGGCATTCGAGCCAGCCTGATTCCGCACCAGTTGCACATTGCCAAAGAAGTGGGGCAACGCCTTGCTCCACGGGTATTGCTCGCCGATGAAGTCGGCTTAGGCAAAACCATTGAGGCGGGAATGATTTTGCAGCAACAACTCTTTTCAGGGCGTGTGGATCGGGTTTTGGTGCTTGTACCTGAAAGTTTGCAGCATCAATGGCTGGTGGAAATGCTCCGCCGTTTCAGCTTGAATTTCTCACTGTTTGATGAAGAACGTGCCGCCGATTTCACTCAAAAAGACGAAAACGACAACGATGTCAGCGAAAATCCATTTGATAGCGAGAGTTTGGTGATCTGCTCAATCGATTGGCTGGCGAAAAGCCCCGTTCGAGCGAAACAAGTGCTTGAAAGTCAATGGGATATGTTGATTGTCGATGAAGCCCATCACCTTGAATGGAACGAGCAAACGCCGAGTATCGAATATCAGTTTGTCGAACAGCTCGCCAAAAAAATTCCGTCCGTGCTGTTGCTCACCGCAACCCCCGAACAGCTCGGGCAAGAAAGCCATTTTGCTCGTCTTACGTTGCTTGATCCTGATCGTTTCTACGATTATCAAGCCTTTGTCGCAGAACAGAAACAGTATCAGCCCGTTGCCGATGCCGTGACGACCTTGCTTAACGATAAGCCGCTCAGCCACGCTGAACAGAACAGCATCAGCGAGTTGCTATCGGAAGAAGATGTCGAGCCGATGTTCCGCATCATCAATTCTGCCGACTGCTCGCCAGAACAACGCTTTGAGGTACGTCAAGAGCTGATTAGCGAGCTGATCGACCGCCACGGTACCAGCCGCGTGCTGTTCCGCAACACTCGCCAAGGCGTGAAAGGCTTCCCGCACCGACTTTTCAACCAAATTACCTTGGAAATGCCGAAGCAGTACACTAACGCATTGAAAGTAATGGGAATGATGGGTGGCAACAAGCAGGACGATTTGCTCTACCCTGAACGCCTGTTCCAACGAATGAACCCCAATGCGGCGTGGTATGAGTTCGATCCTCGCATTGAATGGCTGATTACCTTCTTGAAAAATCATCGTGATGAAAAAATTTTGGTGATCTGCAAACATTCCGACACCGCCATTCAGCTCGAACAAGTGCTGCGGGAAAAAGAAGGCATTCGCTCGGCGGTGTTCCACGAGAAAATGTCGATTGTCGAGCGAGACAAAGCCGCCGCCTATTTTGCCCAACAGGAAGAAGGGGCACAGGTGCTGATCAGCTCAAGCATCGGTTCGGAAGGACGCAACTTCCAGTTTGCTCGCCATTTGGTGCTGTTCAACTTGCCTGATAACCCTGATTTATTAGAACAAAGCATTGGGCGACTTGATCGCATCGGGCAGAAATTTGATATTCAAATTTATGTGCCTTGCTTTGAAAATTCCGCTCAAATGGTGCTTGCCGAGTGGTATCACAACGGCTTGAATGCCTTTGAAGAAACTTGCCCGATGGGAGCAACCTTATTCCGAGAATTTGGCGAGCCGTTGGCACACTATTTGCAAAATCCAAGCCAAAACCCACCGCTTGCAGAGTTCATCGAGCAAACCCACAAACGTCAGCAGCAACTCAAATTAGAATTGGAAAAAGGGCGAGATCGCTTGTTGGAACTCAATTCTAACGGCGGCGAACAGGCTCAACAGTTGGCACAGCAAATTGCCGAACAAGACAACAATCCGCAGCTAGTCAATTTTGCTCTGAAACTGTTTGATGTGATCGGCTTGGAGCAGGATGATCTCGGCGAGAAAAGCATTGTGATCAGCCCAACGGGACATATGTTAGTGCCTGATTTTCCTGGGATTTCGGAAGATGGCAGCACTGTCACCTTCGATCGTGAATTGGCGTTAGTGCGTGAAGATGTGCAGTTTTTGACTTGGGATCATCCGATGATCCGCAACGGTATCGACTTGATCACTTCAGGCGACATTGGTAAAACCGCCATTTCACTGCTGATCAACAAAAACTTGCCAGCAGGGACGATTTTGCTTGAAGCGATTTATGTGGTCGAAGCCCAAGCCCCGAAAGGCTTGCAGCTCACCCGCTTCCTGCCACCAACGCCTGTACGTTTACTGCTTGATACCAAAGGCAATGACCTTGCCGCTCAAGTGTCGTTCGCAGGCTTGGAAAAACAGCTCAAACCCGTGAACAAACAGATGGCGAACAAAATCGCTAAAATGGCAAGAACGGAAATTGAGAAATTGATTGCCGCCGCCGAAACGAAAATTGCTCCCCAAGCGGAAGCCTTAATCGCCGAGGCAAAACAGAATGCCGACCACACGTTATCGGCAGAATTGCACCGCTTGACTTCGCTCCAAGCGGTCAATAAAAATATCCGAGCCGATGAAGTCGCAGCGTTAGAACGGTTAAAAACGGAATCTCTTGAACATCTCAACCAAGCGACTTGGCGATTAGACAGCTTGCGGGTGATTATCAGCAATCAAACGTAA
- a CDS encoding dGTPase, with protein MNIWTERFSNSLNRENDHRSPFQRDRGRILHSEAFRCLQAKTQIHSVGEDDFYRTRLTHSLEVAQIGNSLRAKLEQDRQGFLQAVRFSDFFANPLFNAESRQPHGDKGDAFYANLVDNLTDLLPSRSLIESLCFAHDIGHPPFGHGGEMALNYKMRDHGGFEGNAQSFRIVTQLEPYTENAGMNLTRRTLLGIIKYPALIDETAPRSPKTIAESRFINLHDVKTSKGLFRDDERFFDWVLEPLSAHDRQLFRTVVASQAPELPNKTCYKSLDCSIMELADDIAYGVHDLEDAIVGGMVTPQSWQAAEEALANCSSWIKTRLPKLREKLFSAHRYQRKDVIGELVNYFVTNVQWREVAEFDEPLLRFNAALPDDVQTVLDVLKTFVYQYVICDVKTQRVEYKGQRILMDLFDMISCDPTRLLPKAVADRWKATEKNKRPRILCDYLASMSDGQAFKLYQSL; from the coding sequence ATGAACATATGGACTGAACGCTTTTCAAACAGCCTCAACAGAGAAAATGATCACCGCTCCCCATTTCAACGAGATCGCGGAAGAATTTTACATTCCGAAGCCTTTCGCTGCTTACAAGCTAAAACGCAAATTCACTCCGTGGGAGAAGACGATTTTTATCGCACCCGTTTAACCCACTCACTTGAAGTCGCTCAAATTGGCAACAGCTTGCGGGCAAAGCTCGAACAGGATCGCCAAGGCTTCTTACAAGCGGTCAGATTCTCCGATTTTTTTGCAAATCCCCTGTTCAATGCCGAATCTCGCCAACCCCACGGCGATAAAGGTGATGCGTTTTACGCCAATCTTGTTGATAATTTGACCGATTTACTTCCTTCCCGCAGCTTAATCGAATCGCTCTGTTTTGCTCACGACATCGGGCATCCGCCTTTTGGACACGGGGGCGAAATGGCGTTGAATTACAAAATGCGTGATCACGGTGGCTTTGAAGGCAATGCCCAATCTTTCCGCATCGTTACCCAATTGGAACCCTACACCGAAAATGCAGGAATGAATCTGACCCGCCGCACCTTGCTTGGCATCATCAAATACCCAGCGTTGATTGATGAAACCGCCCCTCGCTCACCGAAAACCATCGCCGAAAGCCGTTTTATCAATTTACACGATGTCAAAACGAGCAAAGGCTTATTTCGTGATGACGAACGCTTTTTTGATTGGGTGCTGGAGCCGCTTTCCGCTCACGATCGCCAGCTGTTCCGCACTGTAGTGGCAAGTCAAGCTCCCGAATTACCCAACAAAACCTGCTACAAATCCCTTGATTGCAGCATTATGGAGCTGGCTGACGACATCGCCTACGGCGTACACGATTTGGAAGATGCGATTGTCGGTGGAATGGTGACGCCGCAGTCGTGGCAAGCAGCAGAAGAAGCACTGGCAAATTGTTCATCATGGATTAAAACCCGCTTGCCTAAGCTGCGTGAAAAGCTGTTTTCGGCACATCGCTATCAACGAAAAGATGTGATCGGGGAATTAGTCAATTACTTTGTAACCAACGTGCAGTGGCGAGAAGTGGCAGAATTTGACGAGCCGTTACTGCGTTTCAATGCGGCTTTGCCAGACGATGTACAAACGGTGCTTGATGTGTTGAAAACCTTTGTCTATCAATATGTGATCTGCGATGTCAAAACCCAACGGGTTGAATACAAAGGACAACGAATTTTAATGGATCTATTCGATATGATTTCCTGCGATCCAACCCGCTTGTTGCCAAAAGCCGTAGCAGATCGTTGGAAAGCAACCGAAAAAAACAAACGCCCACGCATTCTTTGCGATTATTTGGCGAGTATGTCCGATGGGCAGGCGTTTAAGCTCTATCAAAGTTTATAG
- a CDS encoding bifunctional tRNA pseudouridine(32) synthase TrmQ/ribosomal large subunit pseudouridine synthase RluA (catalyzes the synthesis of pseudouridine from uracil-746 in 23S ribosomal RNA and from uracil-32 in the anticodon stem and loop of transfer RNAs): MALIEYNPPMKPWLDEVYRDNHILVINKPSGLLSVPGNRPEYQDSAMTRVQQKYGFTEPAHRLDMATSGILLFALSKAAEKELKRQFREREPKKHYQALLWGKLGEKVGETGTMNFPLICDWENRPRQKICYERGKQAVTFYEILAHYPDNTTRVKLTPYTGRSHQLRVHSLALGHPILGDKFYANPLARSLAPRLCLHAESLSITHPITGEPMTFSVPPEF, translated from the coding sequence ATGGCATTGATTGAATATAACCCACCGATGAAGCCTTGGTTAGACGAGGTTTATCGTGATAATCACATATTGGTCATCAACAAACCGAGCGGTTTGCTGTCGGTTCCTGGCAATCGCCCTGAATATCAAGACAGTGCAATGACTCGTGTGCAACAAAAATATGGTTTTACGGAGCCTGCTCACCGTTTAGATATGGCAACCAGTGGCATTTTGCTGTTTGCCTTAAGCAAAGCGGCAGAGAAAGAGCTGAAAAGGCAATTTCGTGAACGTGAGCCGAAAAAGCATTATCAAGCGTTATTATGGGGGAAATTAGGCGAAAAGGTGGGTGAGACAGGAACAATGAATTTTCCGCTCATTTGTGATTGGGAAAATCGTCCACGCCAAAAAATTTGCTATGAGCGAGGCAAACAAGCGGTCACTTTCTACGAAATTCTTGCACATTATCCCGATAACACCACAAGGGTGAAATTAACGCCATATACGGGCCGTTCGCATCAATTGCGAGTACATAGTTTGGCATTAGGGCATCCGATTTTAGGCGATAAGTTTTATGCGAATCCGTTAGCCCGAAGCCTTGCACCACGGCTCTGTTTACATGCTGAATCGCTTTCCATTACTCACCCGATTACGGGCGAACCGATGACATTTAGCGTTCCGCCCGAATTTTAG
- a CDS encoding 3-hydroxyisobutyrate dehydrogenase: MDFSKILSTVLNTAKQSAGNMRKPSESTADTITKVGGGAALAGILSMVLGRSGGASLAKVGSLAALGSIAYQAYQTYQKNQATAADLTPTEFETTSHTAEEKASVILRTMIAAALSDGVLDESERAAIEREAGENVELQQWLAAEVQNPISVAEIARIVGNDVALASQVYLAARAVCQDLSRKEIVFLSQLAEALKLDDALVEQLEKQAGF, encoded by the coding sequence ATGGACTTTAGCAAAATCTTATCGACTGTTCTCAACACCGCAAAACAGTCGGCAGGTAACATGAGAAAACCAAGCGAAAGCACGGCGGATACTATCACCAAAGTTGGTGGCGGTGCGGCGTTAGCGGGCATTTTATCGATGGTGCTTGGACGTAGCGGCGGTGCCAGCCTTGCCAAAGTAGGCTCGCTTGCAGCACTCGGTAGCATTGCTTATCAAGCGTATCAAACTTACCAAAAAAATCAGGCAACGGCAGCCGATTTAACCCCAACTGAGTTTGAAACGACATCACACACCGCAGAAGAAAAAGCCTCTGTCATTTTACGTACAATGATCGCTGCCGCACTGTCTGACGGCGTGTTAGACGAAAGCGAAAGAGCTGCCATTGAGCGTGAAGCAGGCGAAAACGTAGAATTGCAACAATGGCTTGCTGCCGAAGTGCAAAACCCAATTTCAGTAGCAGAAATTGCTAGAATCGTTGGCAACGATGTCGCACTCGCCAGCCAGGTTTACCTTGCCGCACGAGCCGTTTGCCAAGATCTTTCCCGCAAAGAAATTGTCTTCCTATCCCAACTTGCCGAAGCATTAAAATTAGACGATGCCTTGGTAGAACAATTAGAGAAACAAGCGGGTTTCTAA